In the genome of Terribacillus sp. FSL K6-0262, one region contains:
- a CDS encoding (S)-benzoin forming benzil reductase — MKTAVVTGASRGLGEAIAKRLMDKGMQVIGVARGNNEALASYEGGGDASYTYRFGDLQDTSASAKLFEEMAADIFPKADDTVYLINNAGVVGPIATADAYGLEELETHMAINLTSPILACSIFLKYAKKYEVPLVIVNVTSGAAERSVHGWSAYSTSKAGLNRYTETVALEEAEAGTGNIAIAYNPGIMDTDMQADIRSSEPEQFQDVQKFRDYVTNKSLRNPMFVAGVLADILTGEKIENGKRYAVKDYV, encoded by the coding sequence ATGAAAACAGCAGTAGTGACTGGTGCTTCCCGAGGTTTGGGGGAGGCGATCGCGAAACGATTAATGGATAAAGGGATGCAAGTGATCGGTGTGGCGAGGGGAAATAACGAAGCCCTTGCTTCCTATGAAGGGGGAGGGGATGCAAGTTATACGTATCGATTTGGTGACTTGCAGGACACATCTGCCAGTGCGAAGCTTTTCGAGGAGATGGCAGCGGATATTTTTCCAAAAGCTGATGATACGGTCTATTTGATCAACAATGCAGGGGTAGTCGGTCCGATTGCGACCGCTGATGCTTATGGCTTGGAGGAATTGGAAACGCATATGGCCATCAACTTGACATCCCCGATCCTTGCTTGTTCGATTTTTCTCAAGTATGCCAAAAAATACGAAGTGCCACTTGTGATCGTCAATGTCACTTCAGGTGCAGCGGAACGTTCCGTGCACGGCTGGAGTGCTTACAGTACATCGAAAGCCGGCCTTAATCGCTATACGGAAACAGTGGCCCTCGAGGAAGCAGAAGCTGGTACCGGTAATATTGCCATTGCTTATAATCCCGGCATCATGGATACGGACATGCAAGCAGATATTCGTTCCAGCGAACCGGAGCAATTCCAGGATGTCCAGAAGTTCCGGGATTATGTGACAAATAAATCATTAAGAAATCCGATGTTTGTGGCAGGCGTGCTCGCGGACATCCTCACTGGGGAAAAAATCGAAAATGGTAAAAGATATGCAGTGAAGGATTATGTTTGA
- a CDS encoding mismatch-specific DNA-glycosylase, translating into MNLEPIPDHIDKGLRLLFVGFNPSVRSAETGHHYANRNNRFWNILYQAGITERKFEAFEDRDLLQRGIGFTNIVARPTKAAADITKEEYIEGARLLRDKLEYFRPKVACFVGKGVYQQYSKVKQAGWGVQAAPVTQGVVEFVAPSSSGLVRMPMKEIVGIYAGIPAILQELEEKK; encoded by the coding sequence ATGAATCTTGAACCGATACCGGATCATATTGACAAAGGACTGCGGCTATTGTTCGTCGGCTTCAATCCAAGTGTTCGTTCAGCTGAAACCGGTCATCATTATGCAAATCGCAACAATCGTTTTTGGAATATATTGTATCAGGCGGGTATAACCGAACGGAAATTTGAAGCTTTCGAGGATCGAGATCTGCTGCAAAGAGGCATCGGGTTCACCAATATCGTAGCCAGGCCTACCAAGGCAGCAGCGGATATCACCAAGGAGGAATACATAGAAGGGGCGCGGCTGCTCCGTGATAAATTGGAATATTTTCGCCCGAAGGTGGCATGCTTTGTCGGCAAAGGTGTCTACCAGCAATACAGCAAGGTGAAACAAGCGGGCTGGGGCGTCCAGGCAGCTCCCGTAACACAAGGGGTAGTCGAATTTGTTGCACCGTCTTCCAGCGGACTTGTACGTATGCCGATGAAGGAGATAGTCGGAATCTATGCAGGGATACCAGCGATTTTACAGGAATTGGAGGAGAAAAAATGA
- a CDS encoding C39 family peptidase: MKNRYVVILACLAAVSLVLAILTYQNRSDDLRAESDISMRKEEISDKEGVPEISAVEDGPLDVPLLNQMDAPRLYNGCEVTSLAMILQYAGYDVTKNDLADMIAYVPLNYDNGQHGDPNEGFVGDMQNGPGLGVYHEPVMDVAKEVAGDKAVDVTGKSVEEAIYNPLDDGKPVWIITTSSFTPTGDMESWDTPNGQVDVTYSVHSVAVTGYTDDTVFLNNPYGQKNQEVDRENFEKAWEQLGSQAIYIND; the protein is encoded by the coding sequence ATGAAAAATAGGTATGTTGTCATCTTGGCATGTTTAGCGGCTGTATCTCTTGTTTTGGCGATTTTGACCTACCAGAATCGTTCCGATGATTTACGGGCGGAATCAGACATATCAATGAGGAAGGAAGAGATTTCCGATAAAGAGGGGGTGCCTGAAATATCCGCGGTAGAGGATGGTCCTTTGGATGTGCCGCTTCTCAATCAGATGGACGCCCCAAGGCTTTATAATGGCTGTGAAGTCACCAGCTTGGCAATGATTCTGCAGTATGCAGGTTATGATGTGACGAAGAACGATTTGGCAGATATGATTGCATATGTACCGCTGAATTATGACAACGGGCAGCACGGTGATCCAAATGAGGGCTTTGTCGGGGATATGCAGAATGGACCTGGACTTGGTGTTTATCATGAGCCTGTCATGGATGTTGCCAAAGAGGTTGCAGGGGATAAGGCAGTCGATGTGACTGGAAAATCTGTCGAAGAAGCTATCTACAATCCCTTGGATGATGGCAAGCCGGTGTGGATCATTACAACTTCCAGCTTCACTCCTACGGGTGATATGGAATCGTGGGATACGCCTAATGGACAAGTCGATGTAACTTATAGTGTCCATAGTGTCGCGGTTACCGGCTATACAGATGATACGGTATTCCTCAATAATCCATATGGACAGAAGAACCAGGAAGTGGATCGGGAAAATTTCGAAAAAGCTTGGGAACAGCTTGGCAGCCAGGCAATCTATATAAATGATTGA
- a CDS encoding small, acid-soluble spore protein L, with the protein MSRKKSRNEKAAVSVNRQGLTEDAANQEPKSQLEQRAKKKNTKI; encoded by the coding sequence ATGAGCAGAAAAAAAAGCCGTAATGAAAAAGCGGCTGTAAGCGTAAACAGACAAGGATTGACAGAGGATGCCGCCAACCAGGAGCCGAAAAGCCAGCTGGAACAGCGTGCCAAGAAAAAGAATACCAAGATATGA
- a CDS encoding class I SAM-dependent methyltransferase, with amino-acid sequence MTLQTYWNSRFEAGDIWGTEATPSAVMAYPYFAAYQAKQLFVPGCGYGRNSNFFGEYSFEVTACDISEVAIERASSYAKAAGLSNVNHFVGDYLNLPYPSTERFDGIYLSNILHMYTEEEREHLLHHFTSLLRKDGLLIFSCLSARDEKLYGAGVEIEKDTFLVQDRIAHFFQEEELYALLEEKYQVVEMTLHKQRVDFEAGAEQDAQLWFVVAKKK; translated from the coding sequence ATGACGTTACAAACTTATTGGAATAGTCGTTTTGAAGCAGGGGACATTTGGGGAACGGAAGCAACACCATCAGCTGTGATGGCTTATCCATATTTTGCAGCGTATCAGGCAAAACAGCTGTTTGTACCAGGCTGCGGATATGGGAGGAACAGCAACTTCTTCGGGGAATATTCCTTCGAAGTGACGGCTTGTGATATTTCGGAAGTAGCAATAGAGAGGGCAAGCAGCTATGCGAAGGCTGCCGGTTTGTCCAATGTGAATCATTTTGTCGGGGATTATTTGAATTTGCCTTATCCATCGACGGAAAGATTCGACGGCATTTATCTATCGAATATACTTCATATGTATACGGAAGAAGAAAGAGAACACTTACTTCATCACTTCACTTCCTTGCTGCGCAAGGATGGATTGTTGATTTTCTCTTGTCTTTCAGCAAGGGATGAGAAACTGTATGGTGCAGGAGTCGAAATAGAAAAGGATACATTCCTCGTGCAAGACCGGATTGCGCATTTCTTCCAAGAAGAAGAATTATATGCGCTGCTTGAGGAGAAGTACCAGGTTGTCGAGATGACACTTCACAAACAGCGAGTGGATTTCGAAGCCGGTGCGGAACAGGATGCACAGCTTTGGTTCGTCGTTGCAAAGAAAAAATAA
- a CDS encoding GNAT family protein yields MNNVRIRPPRKEDGPILWKLKYGERDPEWKKWDAPYFPLVHLSQEEFLASYRYGDDSPEKWVIEADGIIIGTVSYYWEHEPSRWLEMGIVIYDPAYWNGGYGTAALKHWITHLFDSMPLVRVGYTTWSGNDRMIRLGEKLGMTMEARMRKCRYFDGKYYDSIRMGLLREEWDQVKD; encoded by the coding sequence ATGAACAATGTCAGAATCAGGCCGCCGAGAAAAGAGGATGGCCCCATTCTATGGAAATTGAAATACGGGGAAAGGGACCCGGAATGGAAGAAATGGGACGCACCATATTTTCCTTTGGTGCATCTGAGTCAGGAGGAATTCTTGGCAAGCTATCGATACGGAGATGATTCACCCGAAAAATGGGTGATAGAAGCAGATGGAATCATTATTGGTACAGTCAGTTATTACTGGGAGCATGAGCCTTCCAGATGGCTTGAGATGGGTATCGTAATTTATGATCCCGCCTATTGGAACGGTGGATATGGGACGGCGGCACTCAAGCATTGGATCACCCATCTGTTCGACAGCATGCCGCTGGTGCGGGTGGGCTATACGACTTGGTCCGGGAACGATCGGATGATCCGTCTCGGAGAGAAGCTGGGGATGACGATGGAGGCGCGGATGAGGAAATGCAGATATTTTGATGGGAAGTACTATGATTCGATCCGAATGGGACTGCTTCGGGAAGAGTGGGACCAAGTGAAGGACTGA
- a CDS encoding nucleotidyltransferase family protein, whose product MLKTEEDIVDAIKQDAWMMEVLEAAATLLLPDHCISAGFVRSKVWDVQHGNAIRTPLADVDVVYFDASDIDEATEKRYENELRHMMPSVPWSVKNQARMHEINGMPAFRNTAHAIACYPETATSIGVSLKQDKLYLFAPYGVADLLACRVVPTPLYAAGTSYHSIFLKRVRQKDWHQQWAQVKMEGDVL is encoded by the coding sequence ATGCTCAAAACAGAAGAAGATATAGTGGATGCAATCAAACAGGATGCATGGATGATGGAAGTGCTTGAAGCTGCAGCAACACTGCTTCTTCCGGATCATTGCATCAGTGCTGGTTTTGTAAGGTCAAAGGTCTGGGATGTGCAGCATGGAAATGCAATTCGGACGCCGCTTGCGGATGTGGATGTCGTTTATTTTGATGCATCAGATATAGATGAAGCGACAGAAAAAAGATACGAAAACGAGCTCAGGCACATGATGCCTTCTGTACCATGGTCAGTCAAAAACCAGGCAAGGATGCATGAAATCAATGGAATGCCAGCCTTCCGGAATACGGCGCATGCAATCGCCTGTTATCCGGAAACAGCTACAAGCATTGGAGTCAGCCTGAAACAAGACAAACTATATTTGTTTGCTCCATATGGAGTGGCTGATTTGCTCGCTTGCCGTGTTGTGCCGACCCCCTTGTATGCAGCAGGGACAAGCTACCATTCTATCTTTTTGAAAAGAGTCAGGCAGAAGGATTGGCACCAGCAATGGGCGCAGGTGAAAATGGAGGGGGATGTGTTATGA
- a CDS encoding MGMT family protein, with the protein MEHFTEEVIRIIKSIPEGKVMTYGQIGKAAGKARAARQVSRILHSMSKKYDLPWHRVISADGRLKIRDDETRNEQQERLYEEGLEILDGRVDLEEYRYEPKMGEGNSVQ; encoded by the coding sequence TTGGAGCACTTTACGGAGGAAGTGATACGCATCATAAAATCAATACCAGAAGGAAAAGTCATGACCTATGGCCAAATCGGTAAAGCTGCAGGAAAAGCGCGAGCTGCCAGGCAAGTATCCAGGATACTGCATAGCATGAGCAAAAAATATGACCTGCCATGGCATCGTGTCATAAGTGCAGACGGCAGATTGAAGATAAGAGATGATGAGACAAGGAATGAACAGCAGGAGAGGCTTTATGAGGAAGGTTTGGAAATCTTGGACGGTCGTGTCGATTTGGAGGAGTATCGCTATGAACCCAAAATGGGAGAAGGAAATTCGGTTCAGTAA
- a CDS encoding DUF393 domain-containing protein — translation MKHIVFFDASCPLCSTAKQVIQKLDWLDNVKWIPVQNIENYERFRFLAKGDVYDRIHMMSFKGDIYKGHETVKKILTLLPLTAVLGWILHLPFLDPYLEALYKWVSDNRHEWFGTKELKAI, via the coding sequence ATGAAGCATATTGTATTTTTCGACGCAAGCTGCCCCCTTTGTTCCACTGCAAAGCAAGTGATCCAAAAACTGGATTGGCTGGATAACGTAAAATGGATCCCGGTACAGAATATCGAGAACTACGAGCGCTTCCGTTTCCTTGCCAAAGGAGATGTGTATGACCGTATCCATATGATGTCTTTCAAAGGTGATATTTACAAAGGTCATGAAACTGTCAAAAAGATATTGACCCTGCTTCCCCTAACGGCTGTCTTGGGCTGGATCTTGCATCTGCCATTTCTTGATCCGTACTTGGAAGCCCTCTACAAATGGGTATCGGACAACAGACATGAATGGTTCGGCACAAAAGAATTGAAGGCAATATAA
- a CDS encoding SpoVR family protein, with the protein MLQSEHIALERAIGEITEIAKGFGLDFYPMRYEICPADIIYTFGAYGMPTRFTHWSFGKQFHKMKLQYDLGLSKIYELVINSNPCYAFLLNSNSLVQNKLIVAHVLAHCDFFKNNVRFQNTNRNMVDSMAATAERIAAYEKQFGQKEVEDFLDAVLAIQEHIDPSLLRPKLGWEIDEEETEESTEKTTEYDDLWFVDRDRSKEKKERKKKAFPPRPEKDILLFIEEYSRTLEDWQRDILTMMREEMLYFWPQLETKIMNEGWASYWHARILRELDLTSDEAIEYAKLNAGVVQPSPTQINPYYLGIKIFEDIEERFDNPTEEMKRYGVKPGSGREKMFEVREIESDISFLRNYLTKDLVHREDMYLFQKQGNEYKITDKDWEEVRDQLITMRVNGGFPYLTVTDGDYMSNGELYLKHHYEGVELDLTYLERTLPYFYQLWGRFVHLETVIEGKNVLFSYEGKRVLKKYL; encoded by the coding sequence GTGCTGCAATCCGAACATATCGCATTGGAAAGGGCTATTGGGGAAATAACGGAAATTGCCAAAGGCTTTGGTCTGGATTTCTACCCGATGCGCTACGAAATCTGTCCTGCTGACATCATTTATACATTCGGTGCTTATGGTATGCCGACAAGGTTCACGCATTGGAGCTTCGGGAAGCAATTTCATAAGATGAAGCTGCAATATGATCTTGGCTTGAGTAAGATTTACGAGCTGGTGATCAATTCCAACCCTTGCTATGCCTTTTTACTGAACTCGAACAGCCTTGTTCAAAACAAATTGATCGTTGCCCACGTGCTTGCTCATTGTGATTTCTTTAAAAACAATGTCCGGTTCCAAAATACGAATCGGAATATGGTCGATAGCATGGCGGCTACAGCCGAACGAATTGCCGCTTATGAAAAGCAATTCGGGCAGAAAGAAGTGGAAGACTTCCTTGATGCCGTCCTGGCAATACAGGAGCATATCGATCCGTCGCTATTGAGGCCGAAGCTTGGATGGGAAATTGACGAGGAAGAGACAGAAGAGAGTACGGAAAAGACAACTGAGTATGATGATTTATGGTTTGTGGATCGGGATAGATCAAAAGAGAAGAAGGAACGAAAAAAGAAAGCATTCCCGCCGCGGCCCGAAAAAGATATCCTCTTGTTCATCGAAGAGTACAGCCGGACCTTGGAAGATTGGCAGCGGGATATCCTGACAATGATGCGGGAGGAAATGCTGTATTTTTGGCCGCAGCTGGAGACGAAGATCATGAATGAGGGATGGGCTTCCTATTGGCATGCTCGTATTCTTCGCGAGCTGGATCTGACAAGTGATGAAGCAATCGAATATGCCAAGCTTAACGCAGGTGTCGTCCAGCCTTCCCCGACCCAGATCAACCCGTATTATCTCGGCATCAAAATCTTTGAAGACATCGAGGAGCGGTTTGATAATCCGACAGAAGAAATGAAGCGGTATGGTGTGAAGCCGGGCTCCGGCAGGGAAAAAATGTTCGAAGTGCGGGAAATCGAGTCCGATATTTCATTCTTGCGTAATTACCTGACAAAGGATCTCGTGCATCGGGAAGATATGTATCTGTTCCAGAAACAAGGCAATGAATATAAAATCACCGATAAGGACTGGGAAGAGGTCCGCGATCAGCTGATCACGATGCGGGTCAATGGAGGATTCCCTTATCTGACTGTCACAGACGGCGACTATATGTCCAATGGCGAGTTATACCTGAAGCATCATTATGAAGGGGTCGAGCTGGATTTGACATATCTGGAGCGGACGCTGCCTTACTTTTATCAGCTCTGGGGGAGATTCGTCCATCTGGAAACGGTCATCGAGGGCAAAAACGTCCTGTTCAGCTATGAAGGAAAGCGTGTATTGAAAAAATATCTTTAA
- a CDS encoding ATP-binding protein, which yields MQTAMKIDIPEHRIHVMRNERAIIRVLHNLVSNAISYGADGKLIGLRLSREDDTAFIEVCDKGKGTSESQQDRVFERMHTMEDSRNKHYQGSGLGWTIPKRPVGQMDGSISLQSIPYVKTIFRAGLKCMN from the coding sequence TTGCAGACAGCAATGAAAATTGATATTCCGGAGCATCGGATCCATGTAATGAGGAATGAAAGAGCGATCATCAGGGTTTTGCATAACCTTGTATCAAACGCAATTTCCTATGGAGCTGATGGGAAACTGATTGGCCTGAGGTTGAGCAGGGAAGATGATACAGCTTTTATAGAAGTCTGTGATAAGGGCAAAGGCACAAGTGAATCCCAGCAGGATCGGGTGTTTGAACGGATGCATACGATGGAGGACTCAAGGAATAAGCATTATCAAGGAAGCGGATTGGGATGGACGATTCCGAAAAGACCGGTTGGGCAGATGGATGGATCCATTTCATTACAAAGCATTCCGTACGTAAAGACGATTTTCAGAGCCGGCTTGAAATGCATGAATTAA
- a CDS encoding dipeptidase produces the protein MTNQVVAYLQENREKLLEKLYAYLRIPSISTDSTYKEDVARTAVFTADYLKEIGFDKVTIQETERHPIVTGEWLGAGPDKPTALFYGHYDVQPADPLPLWDSEPFEPTERNGRIYARGVSDDKGQVFMHLAVFEAFMKTEGALPINVKVCIEGEEEIGSTNLHAVLHEQTEQFQADFAIISDSGMVDAGQPTMLYGLKGAAALEFSVYGPDRDLHSGMYGGAVRNPLQAMAHILSSLKDEEEVVQVEGFYDGVEELPEEERNLMAQAPGEDFAQTVGVPEAVSEKGYTAKEHTMARPTLEINGMYGGYQGEGTKTIIPAEATAKITSRLVPGQDPVDIVEKITAHIKKHAPAGVRVEVRPEPFKAKAYKVDPNHPLIQKAAQSLTQAFGKETVFVRMGGSIPVVEWIDTVYEMPVVLLGFGTPEDRLHSPNESFPLESFDKGMETLVYYYQKVSE, from the coding sequence ATGACGAATCAAGTTGTCGCTTATTTACAGGAAAATCGGGAGAAATTGCTGGAGAAGCTATATGCATATCTGCGTATCCCCAGTATCAGCACAGACAGTACATATAAAGAAGATGTTGCAAGGACAGCTGTCTTCACGGCTGATTATTTGAAGGAAATCGGTTTTGATAAGGTAACCATCCAGGAGACAGAACGCCACCCCATCGTAACAGGTGAATGGCTGGGGGCTGGGCCCGATAAACCGACTGCACTTTTCTATGGCCATTATGATGTACAGCCTGCAGATCCGCTTCCGCTTTGGGATAGCGAACCATTCGAACCGACGGAAAGGAATGGCCGCATTTATGCTCGCGGCGTGAGTGATGACAAGGGACAGGTATTCATGCATCTGGCCGTTTTCGAAGCGTTCATGAAAACAGAAGGAGCCTTGCCGATCAATGTGAAAGTATGCATCGAGGGCGAAGAAGAAATCGGAAGCACGAATTTGCATGCGGTATTGCATGAGCAGACCGAACAATTCCAAGCGGATTTTGCCATCATCAGTGATTCAGGGATGGTTGACGCAGGGCAGCCAACCATGCTCTATGGCTTGAAAGGTGCAGCTGCACTTGAATTCTCCGTTTACGGGCCAGATCGTGACTTGCATTCCGGTATGTATGGCGGTGCCGTCCGCAATCCCCTGCAGGCCATGGCTCATATCCTGAGTTCCTTGAAGGATGAAGAAGAAGTCGTCCAAGTGGAAGGCTTCTATGATGGCGTGGAGGAACTGCCGGAAGAAGAGCGTAATCTGATGGCACAAGCACCAGGGGAGGACTTTGCCCAGACTGTCGGTGTACCAGAAGCAGTATCCGAGAAAGGATACACCGCCAAAGAGCATACGATGGCCCGCCCGACGCTGGAGATCAACGGCATGTATGGCGGTTATCAAGGAGAGGGTACGAAAACGATCATCCCGGCTGAAGCAACCGCGAAAATCACCAGCCGCCTGGTACCTGGTCAGGATCCGGTTGATATCGTGGAAAAAATCACGGCTCATATCAAGAAGCATGCGCCTGCTGGCGTGCGGGTCGAGGTAAGGCCGGAGCCGTTCAAAGCGAAGGCATATAAAGTCGATCCGAATCATCCGCTGATCCAAAAAGCAGCCCAGAGCCTGACCCAGGCATTCGGCAAGGAAACCGTCTTCGTCCGTATGGGCGGATCTATTCCAGTTGTTGAGTGGATTGATACCGTATATGAAATGCCGGTAGTATTACTTGGCTTCGGTACACCGGAAGATCGACTCCATTCCCCGAATGAGAGCTTCCCATTGGAAAGCTTTGATAAAGGGATGGAAACACTTGTGTATTATTATCAGAAAGTAAGTGAATAA
- a CDS encoding type 1 glutamine amidotransferase domain-containing protein: MMGNVLIVATNHDSLKQTPRTTGLWFSELTNFYDKLKHRHIMTVISPKGGEIPLDHRSLIGLFKSHKLRKYYRAPGFRRLLEHSLSPGEVNASDYDAIYFTGGHGTMWDFPENKELQQLTGAIYENGGIVAAVCHGPAALLHVKLSDGSYLLQDKTVTGYSDREEAISLNKHEIPYSLEENLKIRALTYRKDAIPFKGHVEADDRVITGQNPASVKGVAKAVINRLEQKEFAEHPRSFRAVLRIPEEEQILRRKPAP, from the coding sequence ATGATGGGCAATGTGTTGATTGTCGCCACAAACCATGACAGCCTGAAACAGACACCCCGTACAACAGGACTTTGGTTCAGCGAGCTGACGAATTTTTATGATAAGCTGAAGCATCGTCATATCATGACGGTCATCAGTCCAAAAGGTGGGGAAATCCCGCTGGATCACCGCAGCCTCATAGGTTTGTTCAAAAGCCACAAGCTGCGCAAGTATTACCGGGCTCCCGGTTTCAGGAGATTGCTGGAGCACAGCCTCTCGCCGGGCGAAGTGAATGCATCTGATTATGACGCCATTTACTTCACCGGAGGTCACGGTACGATGTGGGATTTTCCTGAAAATAAAGAGCTGCAGCAGCTTACGGGAGCTATTTATGAAAACGGCGGAATTGTCGCAGCCGTCTGCCATGGCCCGGCAGCCTTGCTCCATGTCAAGCTTTCCGATGGTTCTTATCTGCTGCAGGATAAAACCGTGACTGGTTATTCCGACCGGGAAGAAGCAATCAGTCTGAACAAGCATGAAATTCCCTATTCCCTGGAGGAAAACCTGAAAATACGCGCCCTTACTTATCGTAAAGACGCCATTCCATTCAAAGGGCATGTGGAAGCAGACGACCGGGTGATCACCGGACAAAATCCTGCCAGCGTCAAAGGTGTTGCCAAAGCAGTCATCAACCGTCTGGAACAAAAGGAATTTGCTGAGCATCCCCGTTCCTTCCGGGCAGTTCTCAGGATTCCGGAAGAAGAACAAATACTAAGAAGAAAGCCAGCCCCATGA